Proteins from a single region of Butyrivibrio fibrisolvens:
- the asnA gene encoding aspartate--ammonia ligase, whose amino-acid sequence MAKLKFPKEYHSELSLHDTQVAIKTVKDFFQSMLSARLNLQRVSAPLFVDPTSGLNDNLNGVERPVAFDILNDNDHTGEIVQSLAKWKRFALKKYGFDVEEGLYTDMNAIRRDEETDNIHSIFVDQWDWEKVIRKEDRNLDYLKETVRQVYKILRKTEKFLSIQYDYIEEILPHDIFFITTQELEDMFPEYSPKEREYYITKAKGAVCIMKIGDKLASGEPHDGRAPDYDDWELNADILVYYPVLDIALELSSMGIRVDENSLKTQLEKAGCTERAELPFQKAILNKELPYTIGGGIGQSRICMFFLRKAHIGEVQSSLWPLETEKECAENGIQLL is encoded by the coding sequence ATGGCAAAGCTTAAATTTCCCAAAGAGTATCATTCAGAGTTAAGTCTCCATGATACACAGGTTGCAATCAAAACAGTTAAAGACTTTTTCCAGAGCATGCTGTCAGCTCGCCTGAATCTTCAGCGTGTTTCAGCTCCTTTATTTGTAGATCCAACATCAGGACTTAATGATAATCTTAATGGTGTTGAGCGCCCTGTTGCATTCGACATACTTAATGACAATGATCACACAGGAGAAATTGTTCAGTCTCTTGCAAAATGGAAGCGCTTTGCTCTTAAAAAATACGGATTTGACGTTGAAGAAGGTCTTTATACAGATATGAATGCTATCCGTCGTGATGAAGAGACAGATAATATTCATTCTATCTTTGTAGACCAGTGGGATTGGGAGAAGGTTATCCGCAAGGAAGACCGTAACCTTGACTACCTTAAAGAAACAGTACGTCAGGTTTATAAGATCCTTAGAAAAACAGAAAAGTTCCTTTCTATTCAGTATGACTATATCGAAGAGATCCTTCCTCACGATATCTTCTTTATCACAACACAGGAGCTTGAAGATATGTTCCCTGAATATTCTCCAAAGGAACGTGAATACTACATCACTAAGGCAAAAGGTGCTGTATGTATCATGAAGATCGGTGATAAGCTTGCATCAGGCGAGCCTCACGACGGACGTGCTCCTGACTATGATGACTGGGAACTTAACGCAGATATTCTTGTATACTATCCTGTACTTGATATCGCACTTGAGCTTTCATCAATGGGTATCCGTGTAGATGAGAACTCTCTCAAGACACAGCTTGAAAAGGCAGGTTGCACAGAGCGTGCAGAGCTTCCTTTCCAGAAGGCTATTCTTAATAAGGAACTGCCTTATACTATCGGTGGTGGTATCGGACAGTCACGTATATGTATGTTCTTCCTGCGCAAGGCTCATATAGGTGAAGTCCAGAGTTCTCTCTGGCCACTCGAAACCGAGAAAGAATGCGCAGAGAACGGAATTCAGCTTTTATAA
- the hflX gene encoding GTPase HflX: MIDIKQVEKKPTVVLVGLNTDRDEDLFASSMQELRGLSEAAGMKVCAVVTQNAEAPTQATFVGSGKVEEIKTRIEYDDADAVIFNQTLSPMQIRNLEKILDREVIDRTALILQIFADRARTREARLQVESARLQYLLPRLSHMRTGLTRQGGASGSKSSKGAGEKQLELDRRHIEHRLAELRRELEAVNKERSTQRSRRLSSSVPKVALVGYTNAGKSTIMNHLINDFADGNTDEKKVLEQDMLFATLDTTIRKISPAGHRSFLLSDTVGFIDDLPTTLVKAFRSTLEEIKYADLLLEVIDFSDPDHARHMEVTDKTLAEIGAGEIPKIYVFNKSDIADELGTTMVQLPYVRDHRIYMAAAKDIGTEELLSLIDKVLLEGSQECELLIPYSKGSILAAINEGSEVINTEYLPEGTKIIAKLKKKDVNKYAEYISSTSEVHRRKQADNS; encoded by the coding sequence ATGATAGACATTAAACAAGTAGAAAAAAAGCCAACTGTAGTACTGGTTGGACTTAATACAGATCGCGACGAAGACCTCTTTGCAAGTTCCATGCAGGAACTCAGAGGTCTATCTGAAGCGGCAGGAATGAAGGTCTGCGCTGTTGTGACTCAGAATGCTGAGGCACCTACGCAGGCCACTTTTGTTGGTAGCGGTAAGGTTGAGGAGATAAAGACCCGTATCGAATACGATGATGCAGACGCTGTCATCTTCAATCAGACGCTTTCACCCATGCAGATCAGAAACCTTGAGAAGATCCTGGACAGGGAAGTTATCGACAGAACTGCCCTTATCCTTCAGATATTTGCTGACAGAGCACGTACAAGGGAGGCAAGACTTCAGGTAGAATCTGCAAGACTTCAGTACCTTCTTCCAAGGCTTTCCCATATGAGAACAGGTCTTACAAGACAGGGCGGCGCCAGCGGTTCAAAATCAAGTAAAGGTGCCGGTGAGAAGCAGCTCGAGCTTGACAGAAGACACATAGAGCATCGCCTGGCTGAGCTTAGAAGAGAACTTGAAGCAGTTAACAAGGAAAGGTCTACTCAGAGAAGCAGACGTCTTTCATCTTCTGTTCCAAAGGTTGCACTTGTCGGATATACCAATGCCGGCAAATCCACTATCATGAACCATCTTATTAACGACTTTGCTGATGGCAATACTGATGAAAAGAAGGTTCTTGAGCAAGATATGCTCTTTGCTACCCTTGATACCACTATAAGAAAGATCTCTCCTGCAGGTCACAGATCTTTTCTTTTGTCAGATACTGTAGGATTTATAGATGACCTTCCAACAACACTTGTTAAGGCCTTCAGATCAACACTTGAAGAGATCAAGTATGCTGATCTTCTTCTGGAAGTCATAGATTTTTCTGATCCTGATCATGCGAGACATATGGAAGTTACTGATAAGACTCTTGCTGAGATCGGAGCAGGTGAAATACCAAAAATATATGTATTCAATAAGTCGGATATAGCAGATGAATTAGGAACCACAATGGTTCAGCTTCCCTATGTTCGTGATCACAGAATATATATGGCTGCTGCCAAGGATATCGGAACAGAAGAACTTTTGTCCCTTATAGACAAAGTCCTTCTGGAAGGAAGTCAGGAATGTGAACTTCTGATCCCGTATTCAAAGGGCAGCATTCTGGCTGCCATCAATGAAGGATCTGAAGTCATAAACACTGAATACCTTCCGGAAGGCACTAAGATAATTGCTAAATTAAAGAAAAAAGATGTAAATAAATATGCTGAATATATCAGCAGCACTTCTGAAGTGCACCGCAGGAAGCAAGCAGACAATTCTTAA
- the thiT gene encoding energy-coupled thiamine transporter ThiT yields the protein MSLFFNAVTYEGETTYSLTTAGYTLFAVLLLAAVIVACFFKNTKNEQKFSTRQLVVSAMCIAVAFVLSNVKIIKLPQGGSVTLLSMFFVCFVGYVYGLRSGLMAGLAYGLLQMIVDPYIVSVPQLLFDYVFAFMALGLSGLTSTKKYGLYTGYLIGIAGRMTFAVLSGVIFFGMYAPEGQNVWVYSFGYNGLYIITEAAITFAVLLIPTVRKSLNSIRVAANESDSKRIVLNKLAS from the coding sequence ATGTCACTATTCTTTAATGCCGTAACTTATGAAGGCGAAACCACTTATTCGCTAACTACTGCCGGCTACACTTTATTTGCAGTTTTACTGCTTGCCGCAGTAATTGTCGCATGCTTTTTCAAAAACACCAAGAATGAGCAAAAATTCAGCACTCGTCAGCTTGTTGTATCAGCTATGTGCATAGCAGTCGCATTTGTACTTTCAAATGTGAAGATCATCAAGTTGCCACAGGGCGGATCCGTAACTCTTTTATCCATGTTCTTTGTTTGCTTCGTGGGCTATGTCTATGGTCTTAGAAGTGGTCTTATGGCAGGTCTTGCATATGGTCTTCTTCAGATGATCGTAGATCCTTATATCGTAAGCGTTCCGCAGCTTCTTTTTGATTATGTATTTGCTTTCATGGCTCTGGGACTTTCTGGTCTTACAAGCACCAAGAAATACGGATTGTATACAGGATATTTAATAGGTATAGCCGGCCGTATGACTTTTGCAGTTCTTTCAGGTGTTATCTTCTTTGGAATGTATGCGCCGGAAGGGCAGAATGTGTGGGTTTACTCATTTGGATATAATGGTCTTTATATCATCACAGAGGCAGCTATCACATTTGCAGTGCTTCTGATCCCAACTGTAAGAAAGAGTCTTAACTCGATCAGAGTTGCAGCCAACGAATCCGATTCAAAGAGAATCGTATTAAACAAACTGGCATCATAA
- a CDS encoding HPr family phosphocarrier protein, which produces MVTERIQHVIKLSPSEVKDFVRAAEKCDFDVDISYGHVVVDAKSILGILGLDLTRKLTVSFFGKNEAFESYLASFAV; this is translated from the coding sequence ATGGTTACAGAAAGAATACAGCATGTTATAAAATTATCACCTTCAGAAGTTAAAGATTTCGTAAGAGCAGCAGAGAAGTGCGATTTTGATGTTGATATTTCTTACGGACACGTAGTAGTTGATGCTAAGTCTATCCTTGGAATACTTGGACTTGACCTTACAAGAAAACTTACAGTTAGCTTCTTTGGTAAGAATGAAGCATTCGAATCATACCTTGCTTCATTTGCTGTATAA
- a CDS encoding HAD hydrolase-like protein, translating to MLKYVLFDLDGTLTDSGLGITKAAQYALKDQGIDEPDISKLGFFVGPPLNKTFMEHYGMDEKHMLRAVDKFREYYNPIGVYENKPYEGVEDMLKACHNAGLKLAIASSKPQVMVYKVLNHFGLTSYFDVIIGSELDGRRTDKNEVVEEALRRLMANADETAMVGDRCYDMVGACNHDLMAIGVTYGYGTYLELKNAGAEKIVDTVQDLKNCLLASCGALQKCC from the coding sequence ATGCTGAAGTATGTATTATTTGATCTTGATGGCACATTAACCGATTCCGGTCTTGGCATTACCAAGGCTGCGCAGTATGCGCTTAAAGACCAGGGAATAGATGAACCCGACATTTCTAAACTTGGGTTCTTTGTAGGTCCTCCGCTTAATAAGACCTTTATGGAACATTACGGAATGGATGAGAAGCATATGCTCAGAGCAGTAGATAAGTTCCGTGAATACTACAACCCTATTGGAGTATACGAAAATAAGCCTTATGAGGGTGTTGAAGATATGCTTAAAGCTTGCCACAATGCAGGACTTAAGCTTGCTATTGCTTCGAGCAAACCTCAGGTAATGGTATACAAAGTTCTTAACCACTTTGGCCTTACATCATATTTTGATGTGATCATTGGAAGTGAGCTTGATGGACGTCGTACTGATAAGAACGAAGTCGTTGAAGAAGCTCTTAGAAGACTTATGGCCAATGCCGATGAAACAGCCATGGTCGGTGACAGATGCTACGATATGGTCGGAGCATGCAATCATGACCTCATGGCTATTGGCGTAACATACGGCTATGGTACATATCTCGAGCTTAAGAATGCAGGAGCAGAGAAAATTGTTGATACAGTACAAGATCTTAAGAATTGTCTGCTTGCTTCCTGCGGTGCACTTCAGAAGTGCTGCTGA